A genome region from Sphingobacteriaceae bacterium GW460-11-11-14-LB5 includes the following:
- a CDS encoding S9 family peptidase translates to MNKLYKLLLCAQFLSLTVAAQNKTFTLTENIQPQPKANYQLASRFSPNKLKKMVYSTAVDPHWLKLSNRFWYTFESPKGKFWYLVDPASKSKKLMFDNAKLAADITLIVRDPFDAEHLPLENLKFAADEKSISFEIKSSVDELKKDRKDKKAADSMQKKIFSFKYELASAKLTEVPNFSKPKPKPSWGSVAPDSSAIIFSRNYNLYWMDKDNYKKAVKNEDDSTIVEHQLTKDGVKFYSYGSDGDGENNVENEKNNKKRRGAYVLWSLNSKYFVLDRTDSRKVKDLWVINSVTPGRPTLETYKYQMPGEAEAPQDEVLLFDFAAKSYKKLSVAAFKDQSVSVWSKPSLNKDRDNEFRPSIWLGNDSKFYFSRTSRDLKRIDIGTVDIASGKVTPLIDERFNTYVEVNRPGLVNDGKELIHWSERDGWAHFYLFDENGKLKNQITKGAFHCESIVNIDEKKRILYFTANGREGKEDPYYLHLYSINFDGSNLRLLNAGDFDHAANMNDNNTFFVDNYSRVNTAPKATLYDGTGKKVMDLETTDLSLLMTAGYKFPEPFKVKADDGITDLYGVMYKPFDFDPNKKYPIIEYVYPGPQTEAVNKAFSKSMDRTERLAQFGYIVITVGNRGGNPSRSKWYHTYGYGNLRDYGLADKKTAIEQLAAKYAYIDESKVGITGHSGGGFMSTAAMLVYPDFFKAAVSNAGNHDNSIYNRWWSEKHHGVKETISLKGDTSFKYSIDKNPDLAKNLKGHLLLMHGDVDNNVHPANSIRVANALMRAGKRFDFLIIPGQRHGFGDMTEYAFWKLADHFNKYLIGDFSEPSDVDLVEMDRDIEQNGK, encoded by the coding sequence ATGAATAAACTTTATAAACTCCTGCTGTGTGCGCAGTTTTTATCCTTAACTGTAGCCGCACAAAACAAAACATTTACCCTAACCGAGAATATTCAGCCTCAGCCTAAAGCAAATTATCAGCTTGCATCGCGTTTTTCGCCAAATAAGCTGAAAAAAATGGTTTATTCTACTGCAGTAGATCCGCATTGGTTAAAATTGAGCAATCGTTTCTGGTACACTTTCGAAAGTCCAAAAGGAAAGTTTTGGTACCTGGTAGATCCGGCATCAAAAAGCAAAAAACTGATGTTTGATAATGCTAAACTGGCAGCCGATATTACCCTGATTGTCCGCGATCCCTTCGATGCCGAACATTTACCACTCGAAAACCTGAAATTTGCCGCCGACGAAAAAAGTATCTCTTTCGAAATTAAAAGCAGTGTAGATGAGCTTAAGAAGGATAGAAAAGATAAAAAAGCTGCAGATTCTATGCAGAAGAAAATATTTTCTTTCAAATACGAACTGGCCAGTGCAAAATTAACAGAGGTGCCAAATTTCAGCAAGCCAAAACCGAAACCATCATGGGGATCTGTAGCACCCGATTCGTCGGCCATTATCTTCTCCCGTAATTACAACCTGTATTGGATGGATAAAGACAACTACAAAAAGGCAGTCAAAAATGAAGATGACAGCACCATTGTAGAACATCAGCTTACTAAAGATGGCGTTAAGTTTTATTCGTACGGAAGCGATGGTGATGGCGAAAACAATGTAGAGAACGAAAAAAACAATAAAAAACGCCGTGGTGCTTATGTGCTCTGGTCGCTGAATTCGAAATATTTCGTATTGGACAGAACCGATTCGCGTAAGGTTAAAGATCTTTGGGTCATAAATAGCGTTACACCGGGTCGTCCAACTTTAGAAACCTATAAATATCAAATGCCTGGCGAGGCTGAAGCCCCTCAGGATGAAGTGCTGTTATTTGATTTCGCTGCAAAATCTTATAAAAAACTAAGTGTTGCCGCATTTAAAGATCAAAGTGTTTCGGTTTGGAGCAAACCATCATTAAATAAAGACCGTGATAACGAATTCCGTCCATCTATTTGGTTGGGTAACGATAGCAAGTTCTATTTTTCGCGCACCAGCCGCGATTTAAAACGTATCGACATCGGTACGGTTGATATTGCCAGCGGAAAAGTTACGCCTTTAATCGACGAACGTTTTAATACTTATGTGGAGGTTAACCGTCCGGGTTTGGTAAACGATGGTAAAGAACTGATCCATTGGAGCGAGCGCGATGGCTGGGCACATTTTTATCTTTTTGATGAAAACGGGAAGCTGAAAAACCAGATTACCAAAGGCGCTTTCCACTGTGAGAGCATCGTGAATATCGACGAGAAAAAACGTATCCTTTATTTTACGGCAAATGGCAGGGAAGGTAAAGAAGATCCTTATTATCTGCACTTGTACAGCATCAATTTTGATGGTTCGAACCTGAGATTGTTAAATGCAGGCGATTTTGATCATGCGGCGAACATGAACGATAACAATACTTTTTTTGTCGATAATTATTCGAGGGTAAACACGGCTCCAAAAGCAACGCTTTATGATGGAACCGGTAAAAAAGTAATGGACCTTGAAACTACAGATCTTTCATTGCTGATGACAGCGGGTTACAAATTCCCTGAGCCTTTCAAAGTAAAAGCTGATGATGGAATTACCGATTTATATGGCGTAATGTATAAACCTTTCGATTTCGACCCAAATAAAAAGTACCCGATTATCGAGTATGTTTATCCAGGTCCGCAAACGGAAGCCGTAAATAAGGCTTTCAGCAAAAGCATGGATCGTACCGAACGTTTGGCGCAATTTGGTTATATCGTCATTACGGTAGGTAACCGCGGTGGAAACCCTTCGCGCTCTAAATGGTACCATACTTACGGTTATGGTAATTTGCGCGATTACGGTTTGGCAGATAAGAAAACAGCTATTGAGCAATTGGCAGCTAAATATGCTTACATCGACGAATCTAAAGTGGGCATTACAGGCCACTCTGGAGGCGGATTTATGTCAACAGCTGCGATGTTGGTTTACCCTGATTTCTTTAAAGCTGCAGTTTCTAACGCCGGAAATCACGATAATAGCATTTACAACCGCTGGTGGAGCGAAAAACACCATGGTGTAAAAGAAACCATTTCATTAAAAGGAGATACCTCGTTTAAATACAGCATTGATAAAAACCCTGATCTAGCCAAAAACCTGAAAGGTCATTTGTTGTTGATGCACGGCGATGTAGATAACAATGTGCATCCGGCAAATTCTATCCGCGTGGCTAATGCATTGATGAGGGCAGGCAAACGTTTCGATTTCCTGATTATTCCTGGTCAGCGCCATGGTTTTGGCGATATGACGGAGTATGCTTTCTGGAAGCTGGCTGATCATTTTAACAAATATTTAATCGGCGATTTTTCTGAACCGAGCGATGTTGATTTGGTAGAAATGGACAGAGATATCGAACAGAACGGAAAATAG
- a CDS encoding polysaccharide deacetylase, whose amino-acid sequence MKYSFLTLITAGAILFASCQSKSQTENSATKDSTAQTSNTAASTGTPVDVSKIKVADAKTILARKQVPILCYHQVRNWKATDGKVGKDYIVEIQNFKDQMKMLADSGYHTILPDQLYAYLNTGAALPSKPIMLTFDDTDLDQFTIVRPTLDKLGYKAVYFIMTVSIGKKGKFVDYMSKEQIKQLADEGNVIGSHTYDHKNFKKYAGKDWEEQLDKPTKKLEEITGKKMTEFAYPFGLWNAEGIPELKKRGFRMAYQLSTKRDEKDPLFTIRRIIASGYWSPKTLSNSIKNSF is encoded by the coding sequence ATGAAATACAGCTTTTTAACCCTAATAACAGCCGGAGCAATCTTATTTGCCAGCTGCCAATCTAAATCTCAAACAGAAAATTCTGCTACCAAAGATTCTACTGCACAAACCAGCAATACGGCAGCCAGCACCGGAACACCGGTTGATGTTTCGAAAATTAAAGTTGCTGATGCTAAAACCATTTTAGCCAGAAAACAGGTGCCCATTTTATGCTACCACCAGGTAAGAAACTGGAAAGCAACAGATGGCAAAGTAGGCAAAGATTATATTGTAGAAATCCAGAACTTTAAAGATCAGATGAAAATGTTGGCCGATAGCGGTTACCATACCATTTTACCCGATCAGCTTTACGCCTACCTGAACACTGGTGCAGCGCTACCGAGCAAACCCATTATGTTAACCTTCGACGATACTGACCTGGATCAGTTTACGATTGTGCGCCCAACTTTAGATAAATTAGGTTATAAAGCCGTTTATTTCATCATGACGGTTTCGATCGGTAAAAAAGGGAAATTTGTAGATTACATGAGCAAAGAGCAGATTAAGCAACTTGCTGACGAAGGAAATGTGATCGGCAGCCACACTTACGATCATAAAAATTTCAAGAAATATGCGGGTAAAGATTGGGAAGAGCAGTTAGATAAACCAACTAAAAAACTGGAAGAAATTACAGGAAAAAAAATGACAGAATTTGCCTATCCTTTCGGTTTATGGAATGCAGAAGGAATTCCGGAACTTAAAAAACGTGGGTTTAGAATGGCTTATCAACTATCAACCAAACGCGATGAAAAAGATCCGTTATTTACCATCCGCAGGATTATTGCCAGTGGTTACTGGTCGCCTAAAACATTAAGCAACAGCATTAAAAACAGCTTTTAA
- a CDS encoding polysaccharide deacetylase, which translates to MKNFLLYGAVSALFLASCQSSDASKGKTAAKTKTEEVKIDSTHTKPADTKTILARREVPVLCYHQIRNNIATDSKRAHDDIIAPDKFKEHMKMLADSGYHSILPDQLYNYLVYGAKLPEKPIMITFDDTDEDQFTIGNTTLKKHGFKGVYFIMTVSIGRKGRINYMTKEQIKQLSDEGNTIASHTYDHKNFAQFTDEDWTSQIDAPTKKLEEITGKKVEYFAYPYGVFKASTLHKLKEHGFKAAFILSTARDENYPLYTIRRIIDPGRYTAKNLYYSINKSFNKTKP; encoded by the coding sequence ATGAAAAATTTTCTGCTCTACGGTGCTGTTTCTGCATTATTTTTAGCCTCTTGCCAATCATCTGATGCTTCAAAAGGAAAAACTGCCGCAAAAACCAAAACAGAAGAAGTTAAAATAGATTCGACCCACACCAAACCTGCCGATACCAAAACGATACTGGCGCGCAGGGAGGTGCCGGTTTTGTGTTATCACCAGATCAGGAATAATATTGCCACTGATAGCAAAAGGGCGCATGATGATATTATAGCTCCTGATAAGTTTAAGGAACACATGAAAATGCTGGCCGATAGTGGCTACCACTCCATCCTACCTGATCAGCTGTACAATTATTTGGTATATGGCGCTAAGCTGCCTGAAAAGCCAATTATGATCACTTTTGATGATACGGATGAGGATCAATTTACGATTGGAAATACAACGCTGAAAAAACATGGTTTTAAAGGCGTTTATTTTATCATGACGGTATCCATCGGGAGAAAAGGCCGGATCAATTACATGACTAAAGAGCAGATTAAACAGTTATCCGACGAAGGAAATACGATTGCCAGCCATACCTACGATCACAAAAACTTTGCCCAGTTTACCGATGAGGACTGGACAAGCCAAATTGATGCACCTACTAAAAAACTGGAAGAGATTACAGGAAAAAAAGTGGAATATTTCGCTTATCCCTATGGCGTTTTTAAAGCATCAACTTTGCATAAACTAAAAGAACATGGCTTTAAAGCGGCATTTATACTTTCGACAGCACGAGATGAAAATTATCCGCTTTACACCATTAGAAGAATCATTGATCCGGGGAGATACACAGCAAAAAACTTATATTACAGCATAAACAAGAGTTTTAATAAAACAAAACCATAG
- a CDS encoding 3-oxoacyl-ACP synthase yields MSTLKSKLYQLCLTFIQNRIENIEYSLKQARQASNDDTKSSAGDKYETTREMMQQEMDRNSKLLYEAGQQKIALQQIENVESDRLVKNGSLVLTSEGNFYISISAGELNTDGQKFFAVSQASPIGRFLIGKVINERFKFNGKEYIVKEIL; encoded by the coding sequence ATGTCTACCTTAAAATCAAAACTTTATCAGCTTTGTTTGACTTTTATCCAAAACAGGATAGAAAATATCGAGTATTCCTTAAAACAAGCGAGGCAGGCATCAAACGATGATACAAAAAGTAGCGCTGGTGATAAATACGAAACCACCCGCGAAATGATGCAGCAGGAGATGGATCGTAACAGTAAATTGTTGTACGAAGCCGGTCAGCAGAAAATTGCATTACAGCAAATTGAAAATGTAGAATCAGATCGCCTGGTTAAAAACGGAAGTCTGGTTTTAACCTCAGAAGGTAATTTTTACATCAGCATCAGCGCCGGTGAACTTAATACCGATGGACAGAAATTTTTCGCCGTATCGCAGGCATCGCCAATAGGCAGGTTTTTAATTGGAAAAGTAATAAATGAGCGCTTCAAGTTTAATGGCAAGGAATATATTGTAAAAGAGATACTATAA
- a CDS encoding nitroreductase — protein MSTTYDIVSKVIKERRSIFPASYIKKEIPVEVINQILETANYAPTHKLTQPWRFVVIRKAGLTKLGEELGKLYKELVSPQQFLQKKYDSFAEKTSQADCIIAINMQVSGKIPEWEELAAVSCAVQNMALTAESLKVGAYWSSPPLIDDLGNFLSLSENEKCIGLFYMGYHNEKPWEPNRTSIEEKVRWIEG, from the coding sequence ATGAGTACAACATACGATATTGTTTCAAAAGTTATAAAAGAACGTCGCAGTATTTTCCCTGCCAGCTATATAAAAAAAGAAATTCCGGTTGAGGTGATCAACCAGATTTTAGAAACAGCCAATTATGCACCAACACATAAATTAACACAGCCCTGGCGCTTTGTCGTGATCAGAAAGGCGGGATTAACAAAACTTGGTGAAGAACTGGGTAAATTATACAAGGAATTGGTTAGCCCCCAGCAGTTTTTACAGAAAAAGTACGATAGTTTTGCCGAAAAAACGAGTCAGGCCGATTGCATTATTGCCATCAATATGCAGGTGAGCGGTAAAATACCAGAGTGGGAAGAGTTGGCGGCAGTTTCGTGTGCGGTTCAGAATATGGCTTTAACTGCCGAAAGTTTAAAAGTTGGCGCCTACTGGAGTTCTCCGCCTTTAATTGATGATTTAGGTAACTTTTTAAGTCTGAGTGAAAACGAAAAGTGCATCGGTTTATTCTACATGGGCTATCATAACGAAAAACCATGGGAACCCAACCGGACTTCGATAGAAGAAAAGGTGAGGTGGATAGAGGGGTAG
- a CDS encoding ABC-F family ATPase, producing the protein MISVSNLSLRYGKRTLFEDVNLKFTQGNCYGVIGANGAGKSTFLKILSGEVNQTSGSVAFTPGERMAVLKQNHYEFDEFSVLETVMIGHKELYAIMKEKDAIYMKEDFSEKDGERAGELENLFAEMDGWNMESNAATMLSNLGITEDNHYKLLKELDNTQKVRVLLAQALFGNPDILLLDEPTNDLDIETIAWLENFLADYQNIVLVVSHDRHFLDAVCTHIVDIDFAKMSIYTGNYTFWYESSQLALKQRSDQNKKMEDKVKELQEFIRRFSANASKSKQATSRKKALDKIDITEIKASSRKYPAIIFNNTGREAGDQILQVENLGKNGNDGVLFDKITFMVNKGDKIAVLSQNSLATAAFYDVLTGRDANHRGEFKWGVTISTADIPNDNSEYFAGKDENLVDWLREYSGTDADEQFVRSFLGRMLFSGEEVLKNVKVLSGGEKMRCMFSRMMLQQANLLMFDEPTNHLDLESIEALNNGMKDFKGAILFTSRDHQLTETVANRIIEITPKGTIDKLMTYDEYINSSDVAKLREEMYS; encoded by the coding sequence ATGATTTCAGTTTCTAATTTATCGTTACGATACGGCAAACGCACATTATTTGAAGATGTTAACCTAAAATTTACCCAGGGCAACTGCTATGGCGTAATTGGGGCTAACGGCGCAGGTAAATCTACTTTTCTAAAAATTTTATCGGGAGAAGTGAACCAAACCTCTGGTAGCGTGGCTTTTACTCCAGGCGAAAGAATGGCGGTTTTAAAACAAAACCACTACGAATTTGATGAGTTTTCGGTATTAGAAACCGTAATGATCGGTCATAAAGAACTTTATGCCATCATGAAAGAGAAAGATGCCATTTATATGAAAGAAGATTTCTCGGAGAAAGATGGCGAACGTGCTGGAGAGCTGGAGAATCTTTTCGCAGAAATGGATGGCTGGAACATGGAGAGCAATGCTGCAACGATGTTGAGCAATTTGGGCATAACGGAAGATAATCACTATAAGTTACTTAAAGAACTGGACAACACACAGAAAGTACGTGTGTTATTGGCACAGGCCTTATTCGGTAACCCGGATATTTTATTACTGGATGAGCCTACCAATGATTTGGATATTGAAACCATTGCCTGGTTAGAAAACTTTCTGGCCGATTACCAGAATATTGTATTGGTTGTATCGCACGACAGGCACTTTTTAGATGCCGTTTGTACGCATATTGTCGATATCGATTTCGCTAAAATGAGTATTTACACTGGTAACTATACTTTCTGGTACGAATCTAGTCAGCTGGCTTTAAAGCAACGTAGCGACCAGAATAAGAAAATGGAAGATAAGGTGAAGGAGCTACAGGAATTTATTCGCAGGTTCAGTGCCAATGCATCTAAATCAAAACAGGCTACTTCGCGTAAGAAAGCTTTGGATAAGATTGATATCACCGAAATTAAAGCCTCGAGCAGAAAATACCCGGCCATTATATTCAACAATACCGGTCGCGAAGCTGGTGACCAGATTTTACAGGTAGAAAACCTGGGTAAAAACGGAAATGACGGTGTATTGTTTGATAAAATCACTTTCATGGTAAACAAAGGTGATAAAATTGCCGTATTATCTCAGAACAGTTTGGCTACCGCAGCATTTTATGATGTATTAACAGGCAGAGATGCAAACCATAGGGGTGAATTTAAGTGGGGTGTTACCATTAGCACTGCAGATATTCCGAACGATAACTCTGAGTATTTTGCCGGTAAAGATGAAAACCTGGTTGATTGGTTACGTGAGTATTCAGGCACTGATGCGGATGAGCAATTTGTACGTAGCTTTTTAGGCCGTATGTTATTCTCAGGCGAAGAAGTACTTAAAAACGTAAAAGTGCTTTCAGGAGGTGAGAAAATGCGTTGTATGTTCTCCAGAATGATGTTACAACAAGCCAACTTATTAATGTTTGATGAGCCAACCAATCACCTGGATCTGGAATCTATCGAGGCACTGAACAATGGTATGAAAGATTTTAAAGGTGCAATATTGTTTACCTCTCGAGATCACCAGTTAACAGAAACCGTTGCCAACCGCATTATCGAAATTACGCCGAAAGGCACTATTGATAAGTTGATGACTTACGATGAGTACATTAACAGTAGTGATGTTGCAAAACTAAGAGAAGAAATGTATTCTTAG
- a CDS encoding RNA polymerase, with protein sequence MIKKILSFEEILKGCVKNDNSCKEMMYKSFYGYLMGIILRYTKNPSDSEELVNDSFIKIFKHVGGFKAPKNPEELQRSFKGWIAQIASRTAIDKIRSSKVQFYVDDLAESEHPVTQVSVASELHVNDILNLLNHLPDTQRLVFNLYEIEGFAHDEISKMLNIPESSSRVYLTRSKNKLRTLYLNTMVNSYEKNG encoded by the coding sequence GTGATAAAAAAAATACTCAGTTTTGAGGAAATTTTAAAAGGCTGTGTAAAAAACGACAATAGCTGTAAAGAAATGATGTATAAATCATTTTATGGCTATTTAATGGGCATAATTTTAAGGTATACCAAGAATCCTTCGGACAGTGAAGAGCTTGTAAATGACAGTTTTATCAAGATTTTCAAACATGTTGGCGGCTTCAAAGCACCAAAAAACCCGGAAGAATTACAGCGATCATTTAAAGGTTGGATTGCCCAGATTGCTTCGCGGACAGCAATAGACAAAATACGAAGTTCGAAAGTTCAATTTTATGTTGATGATTTAGCAGAAAGTGAACATCCGGTTACTCAGGTTTCGGTTGCTTCGGAACTACACGTTAATGATATTTTGAATTTACTAAATCACTTACCAGATACGCAGAGACTGGTATTTAACTTATATGAAATTGAGGGCTTCGCCCATGATGAAATTTCGAAGATGTTAAACATTCCTGAAAGTTCCAGTCGTGTTTACCTTACACGTTCTAAAAATAAGTTACGTACCCTTTACCTAAATACCATGGTTAATTCATACGAAAAAAATGGATAA
- a CDS encoding restriction endonuclease — translation MKNIKPYPTEEELPPVKTLNEIDFTASYSYADYMRFEFEERLEIIKGYIFEMSPAPSRIHQKISGRIYVPIYNALNGHKCEVYSAPFDVRLAKKTQEDKEVFTVVQPDIVVVCDQTKLDKRGCIGAPDIVVEILSPGNNKKELINKYEVYEEAGVKEYWIVSPSEKTFFRYILDDKGKFQPTKLLTVGEKVSTPIMPGFLLVLEEVFQD, via the coding sequence ATGAAAAATATCAAGCCATACCCTACTGAGGAGGAGCTGCCTCCAGTTAAGACGCTTAATGAGATTGATTTCACTGCGTCTTACAGTTATGCAGATTATATGCGTTTCGAATTTGAAGAGCGCTTAGAGATCATCAAAGGGTACATTTTCGAGATGAGCCCTGCTCCTTCACGTATTCACCAAAAAATATCGGGAAGAATTTATGTTCCAATTTACAACGCATTAAATGGCCATAAGTGTGAAGTATATTCAGCACCTTTTGATGTCCGTTTAGCAAAGAAAACCCAGGAGGATAAAGAAGTTTTCACGGTAGTACAGCCCGATATTGTGGTGGTTTGCGATCAGACTAAACTGGATAAACGCGGATGCATAGGTGCACCTGATATTGTTGTCGAAATTTTATCTCCAGGCAACAATAAAAAAGAACTGATCAACAAATACGAGGTTTATGAAGAAGCAGGCGTTAAAGAATACTGGATCGTAAGTCCTTCGGAAAAGACTTTTTTCAGGTACATCCTTGATGATAAAGGCAAGTTTCAGCCCACCAAACTGTTAACCGTTGGTGAAAAGGTAAGCACACCGATTATGCCCGGGTTTTTACTTGTTCTGGAAGAGGTTTTTCAAGATTAA
- a CDS encoding peptidylprolyl isomerase has product MNISPNSVVALTYELHTTNEEGQQVFVEKADEQNPLVFLYGVGMMLPKFEEHLTGLKTGDEYGFELSAADGYGDIDPGAFADLPKTMFTEAGGELPNVGDVIPLQDNNGNQFRAGVTAVHDETISVDLNHPMAGKNLVFNGVILNVREATQDELAHGHAHGADGHSGH; this is encoded by the coding sequence ATGAATATTTCACCAAACTCTGTAGTAGCGTTAACTTACGAATTGCATACTACTAACGAAGAAGGACAACAAGTTTTTGTCGAAAAAGCTGACGAACAAAATCCTTTAGTATTTTTATATGGCGTAGGCATGATGTTGCCTAAATTTGAAGAGCATTTAACTGGTTTAAAAACTGGTGATGAATATGGCTTCGAGCTATCTGCTGCAGATGGTTATGGCGATATCGATCCGGGTGCTTTCGCCGATTTGCCAAAAACGATGTTTACTGAAGCTGGTGGCGAATTGCCAAATGTAGGTGATGTAATTCCATTGCAAGATAACAATGGTAACCAGTTTAGAGCAGGTGTTACAGCTGTTCACGACGAAACCATTTCAGTTGATTTAAACCACCCAATGGCTGGTAAAAACCTGGTATTTAATGGTGTGATTTTGAATGTACGTGAAGCTACTCAAGATGAATTGGCTCATGGTCATGCGCACGGAGCGGATGGTCATTCAGGTCACTAA
- a CDS encoding thioredoxin domain-containing protein, producing MSDTNNLIHASSPYLLQHAHNPVNWYEWGAEALEKAKAENKLILVSIGYSACHWCHVMERESFENHEVAEVMNRHFICIKVDREERPDIDQIYMYAIQLMTGSGGWPLNCICLPDQRPIYGGTYFRKNDWINILENVAALWANEPDKAIQYAERLTSGIKDSEKIIPAGTAEAYSHEHLTEIIDPWKRHFDIGFGGYNRAPKFPLPNNWVFLLRYGFLKDDESVFTAVCHTLEEMSRGGIYDQIGGGFARYSVDDKWHVPHFEKMLYDNAQLISLYAEAYQCTKFDSFKQTVVETINWVFDEMTSADGLFYSALDADSEGVEGKFYIWDKSEFNEVLGEDAQLIGAYYNITEEGNWEEEQTNILRKTISDDDLLAKFNIDAAVLHDKVKSAKAKLLAVRSKRIRPGLDDKCLTAWNGMMIKALADAAEVLNQKSYYEKASAAANFILTHLKSENGGLYRNYKNGKASITGFLDDYAFFIEALIALYEADFEEIWLEEAKSLTDYVIANFTDADSPMFFYTSAESEDLIARKHEVMDNVIPASNSTMAQNLQQLGLLFDVEQYTEKASEMLAAVHPKIKTYGSAYSNWAIQLLNEIFGINEIAITGLKTDVVKLALSGHYIPNKITLGGTKSNLPLLKGKQSNETKVYICRNKVCQLPVRTVEEALEYLQ from the coding sequence ATGTCTGATACCAATAATTTAATCCACGCTTCGTCGCCATATTTGCTACAACATGCCCATAACCCGGTTAATTGGTACGAATGGGGCGCAGAAGCATTAGAAAAAGCCAAAGCGGAAAACAAACTGATATTGGTTAGTATCGGCTATTCGGCTTGTCATTGGTGCCATGTAATGGAGCGTGAAAGTTTCGAGAATCATGAAGTTGCCGAAGTGATGAACCGACATTTTATCTGCATTAAGGTCGATCGTGAAGAGCGTCCGGATATTGACCAGATTTATATGTATGCCATCCAACTCATGACTGGTAGTGGAGGCTGGCCATTAAATTGTATCTGTTTGCCCGATCAGCGCCCGATTTATGGTGGGACTTATTTCCGTAAAAATGATTGGATCAATATTCTGGAAAATGTGGCTGCACTTTGGGCCAACGAACCTGATAAGGCCATTCAATATGCAGAACGGTTAACTTCGGGCATTAAAGACAGCGAAAAGATAATCCCTGCAGGTACAGCAGAAGCATATAGCCATGAACATTTAACTGAAATTATCGATCCCTGGAAACGTCATTTCGATATTGGCTTCGGGGGATATAACCGTGCACCAAAATTCCCTTTACCCAATAACTGGGTCTTTTTATTGCGATATGGCTTTTTAAAGGATGATGAGTCAGTTTTTACCGCTGTATGCCATACCCTCGAAGAAATGAGCCGTGGTGGTATTTATGATCAGATCGGCGGTGGTTTTGCCCGTTATTCGGTTGATGATAAATGGCACGTGCCACATTTTGAAAAAATGCTCTATGATAATGCGCAACTGATCAGTTTATATGCTGAGGCCTATCAATGCACTAAATTCGATTCTTTTAAACAAACCGTTGTTGAAACGATAAATTGGGTTTTCGATGAGATGACTTCAGCAGATGGATTGTTTTATTCGGCACTGGATGCTGATAGCGAAGGGGTAGAAGGCAAATTTTACATTTGGGATAAAAGTGAATTCAATGAGGTTTTAGGCGAAGATGCCCAGTTGATTGGCGCTTATTACAACATTACCGAAGAAGGCAACTGGGAAGAGGAGCAAACCAATATTTTACGTAAAACGATTAGCGATGATGACCTGCTTGCAAAATTTAATATTGATGCAGCAGTACTTCATGATAAAGTAAAGTCAGCTAAAGCAAAATTACTAGCGGTTAGGAGTAAAAGGATCCGTCCGGGGTTGGATGATAAATGTTTAACGGCCTGGAATGGGATGATGATTAAAGCTTTAGCCGATGCAGCAGAAGTGTTAAATCAAAAATCCTATTATGAAAAAGCTTCAGCTGCCGCCAATTTTATTTTAACGCACTTAAAATCAGAAAATGGTGGCTTATACCGCAATTATAAAAACGGAAAGGCTTCTATTACGGGTTTCTTAGACGATTACGCTTTTTTTATTGAAGCGCTAATTGCCCTGTATGAAGCTGATTTTGAGGAGATATGGTTAGAAGAAGCAAAATCATTAACCGATTATGTGATCGCTAATTTTACAGATGCAGATTCGCCAATGTTTTTCTATACTTCTGCCGAAAGTGAGGATTTAATTGCCCGCAAACATGAAGTAATGGATAATGTAATTCCGGCTTCAAATTCTACCATGGCGCAGAATTTGCAGCAACTGGGTTTGCTTTTTGATGTAGAACAATACACTGAAAAAGCTTCAGAAATGCTTGCTGCGGTTCATCCGAAGATAAAAACCTATGGTTCTGCCTATTCAAACTGGGCCATTCAATTGTTAAACGAAATTTTCGGCATAAATGAAATTGCCATTACCGGTTTAAAAACGGATGTTGTTAAATTAGCATTAAGCGGACATTATATTCCGAACAAAATTACATTGGGCGGAACAAAAAGTAACCTACCGCTGTTAAAAGGTAAGCAAAGCAATGAAACAAAAGTTTATATTTGCCGAAATAAAGTATGCCAGTTGCCTGTAAGGACAGTGGAGGAGGCATTAGAGTATTTACAATAA